A window of Streptomyces puniciscabiei genomic DNA:
CCATGGCGGGATTCCTTCCGGGTGCGGGGTGCGCGGGTGGCCGCACCCCGGGTGGGGTGGCTCCTTCTTGACGGTCAGGGTGCGCATGAGCAGCGGGACGTTCGGGCCTCGGGCCGGCGGAAGCACGTCCAAACGGCGTTGCCCTTGCCGCCGCTGAGTGCCTGGACTCCCCAGTCGTCGCACAGCTCTTGGGCATTCCTCGCCCGGCTTCCGCGCTCAGCGAGGCGGGCGGGATGCGCACGCGGGAGCGGCGCGCGCTGTCGTGGACTTCGACGTGGAGGCAGTCCGGGTGCCGGATGAGACGGACCATGGAGGCATGGCCGTTCGGGCTTCCGTGCCGGACGGCGTTGCCGGCCAGTTCCGAGACACAGGTCCGGATGTCGTCGCCGCGTCGGCATCCGCCCCAGCTGTCGAGCGCCTGCATCGCGAAGTCGCGGGCCGCACCCGCGGTCTGCGGGGTGGCGCTGAAGGTGTGTTGGGCGAGGTGTCGCATGGCAGGTCCTTTGCCGGCTGCGGCGGCAGGGGTGGATGTATGGTCCGCAGCCGCCCCGACGCCCTGTGCGTCAGGCGACGACGCGGGCGAGGAAGTCGTGGATGTGCTCGGTGATGGTCTCGAGGTGGCTTTCCAGGGCGAAGTGCCCGGACTCGAGGAGATGGATCTCGGCATCGGGCAGATCCTGGCGGAACGCCTCCGCGCCCGCGGGGCCGAAGATCGCGTCGTTGGCTCCCCATACCGCCAGCAGCGGGACCTGGGAGTCGCGGAAGTACTGGTGGACCTGCGGGTAGAGGTCCACGTTGGTGGGGTAGTCACGGAACAGCTTCAGCTGGATCTCGTCGTTGCCGGGCCGGTCCAGCAGCGCCTGGTCGTGGACCCAGTTGTCGGGGCTGACCAGGCTGGGGTCGGCGACACCGTTCACGTACTGCCAGCGTGTGACTTCCGGAGTCAGGGCGCCCCGCATGGGAGCCTCGGTGTCCGGCCCCGGAGCCTTGGCGTAGGCGAACACGCCGTCCCAGAAGGGCTTGACGAAGCCCTCTTCGTAGGCGTTGCCGTTCTGGGTGATGATCGCGGTGATGCGGTGGGGTGCCTGGAGGGCGAGTCGCCAGCCGATGGGGGCGCCGTAGTCCTGCACGTACATCGCGAACCGGTCGATGCCCAGGTGCTGGAGCAGGCCGGAGGTGACCTCGGTGAGGGCGTCGAAGGTGTACGGGAAGTCCTGCAGGGTGGGCATCGCGGACTGGCCGAAGCCGATGTGGTCGGGAGCGATCACGTGGTAGCGGTCGGCCAGCGCCGGGATCAGATGGCGGAACATGTGCGAGCTGGTCGGAAAGCCGTGCAGAAGCACTACTACGGGTGCCGTCGGGTCGCCGGCCTCCCGGTAGAAGACCTCAAGACCGTCGGCGGTTGCGGTGCGGTGGTGGACTGCGGAAGCCATGTATCTAACCTCTCTGAAAAGCTTTAGTGGTTATGTGTCCAGTCGAGCAAACTCGGCCTAACCTGTCAAGCATCATTTAGTGGTTAGATTGCGATAGTGGTCGATGTGCCACCCTGCCCGGCGGCGGAACGTGGGCCTGCCTCAAGCCTCCGCCCGTGAACGGGCACCAGCCAGCTCACCGTCGGCCCCGGTCCCGCTCAGGCGGTAGGCGTATGCCCGTCTGGCTCCTGGTTCACCCGCGGCGCGGCAGCCCGGCTCTGTGGACGGTCGTGGCCGACCGGCTTGAACTGCCCGAGCCCCGGCTTGGCGGCCACGCGCGCTGCGTCCGGCGGCTCGCGCGGCCCGGACCGGTGAGCCCACGCGGCGCACGGGCCCGATAGCGCCGGACGGCGAGGCACAGGACGCAGAACTGTTCCGTGGGTACGGTCCGGAGTGGGCGTGCTTGACCCCTCTGCGTGCCGCGTGGAGGGCCTGCGTGAGCGTGGCGAGGTCGTGGGCACCGTGGCGCCGCTGTCCGTGGCGACGGCGTTCCCGCAGCTCACCCGGATCGAGTTCGCTGCGCGCCTCACACCGCCTGGTAGGTGGCAGGGAACGCATTGGACCAGATCAAGGCGGCCAAGAGCGCGGCCACCAGAGTCGCCGCTCTGCCCGCCTCACCGGCCAGCAGGCCCTTGAGGCGCTCGGCGACACGCATCCCACGGATCGCCGAGACGCGGTCGTCAGATACGGCGGCCACCTTGTCGGCGGCCGCCACCAGACGCACCCCTTCGTGCTGCTGCATCTGGGGGGCATCGGCGATGCCTTGGCACGCGATCACGGCCCTGTCTCTTCTGTCGCGACTGCTGACCGTCCGGCTGGTGTAGCGCCCGACCGAAACGAGCTCTAACCGATTAAATCTATTTCTCTGGTTACGTTGAGTGGAGTCGTGTAACCCGTCAAATGGTCCAATTCGGTTAGGAGGTGCGATGGTGATCGACCGAGAACAGCAAGAGGTGCTGCTGGAGCGCCTCAACAGCACGCCGTTGGTCAATGGTGTCGGCCAGGACCAGCTGGCAGATCCCGAAGCGGCCAGGTCCTGGCAGCAGGTCCACGGCGGCAGCGGCACCGTGGACGAACTCCGCAGTCTCGTGCGGGCGCGCGACGCCCTCCAGGATGTGGCGCGCGGCAACCGGCCCGCCACGTCGATGGCCCCGCTCCTGAAAGGGGTCGTCTCCCGCCCGCACGTCTCGTCTGCGGGGGTGTCGTGGGAGCTTGACGTTCCTGCGGAGCACCGGTTGGCGGTAGAAGCGATCTTGGCGTGGAACGGCGTACAGCAGACGATGCCCGGCCGCCTGCGGCCGTGCGCCAACCCGGACTGTCGGCGGTTCCTCATCGACCGCAGCAAGGCCAACAAGGCCCGCTGGTGTTCGATGGCCGAATGCGGCAACGGTATGAAGGCAAGACGCCACCACCAGCGCGCCCGCGACGCCGCAGCCGAGTAACGCCTCCGGCAGTCGTCTCGGCGCCGGTGAACAATCGGGTTAACCCACACCGGAAAGCAACGACGGACGTGGCCATCGGCCGTCACGTCCGATGGCCACGGTGGCGCCGACGCCTGACCTCGGTGATCTCGCCCGCCATGGGAAGCCAGTAGTAGAGGTTGAAGGCGGCGATCACGGCCACGCCGAGTAGGGGAAGCAGGGCCCCGAGCAGCGTTCCGGTAGCGAGCCAGCCAAGGGCGAGCCGGAAGCGACGGCTGATGGCTGCCACGCCGGCCGAATCGATGGTGTCGGTGAGCAGCCGACGATTCACGGCGGACGCAGCCCCAAGTGATGTTGAACAAGATCGCCAGGAGTTCGAAGGCGGCACCTTGGAGGACAACAGCAATGCGCTGCCCGTGTCCGTCGCGGAACGCCTGAGCCGGCACGGAAGCGGCGAATGGCAGGAACGCGACGTCCATCAGCAGCACGGTGTTCAGGAAGAGCACCACGCGGTCGACACTGCGGATGTCGTCGAACATGATGTGGTGGTTGGCCCACACCTGGCCGATCAGCATGAACGTAAGGACGTACGCCAGGTAGGACGGCCAGAGCGGGGCCAGGCCGTGCATCAGGTCGCGCGCGTCATGCGGCGGGCGGATCTCCAGCACAAGCAGCGTGATGGCGATGGCGATGACGCCGTCGCTGAAGGCGACCACCCGGGCAGGATCGCGCTCCACGCCGAACGACGTCGCTCCTCCTCCCGGTCCATCTGGTCCATGAACAGGCTCTCTCATTGCCCCAACCTCCGGCACCGGACGCTCCCACCTGCGCACTTGAGGACCGTTGTCCTAGCGCTGCAGGAACCAAAGAGCCCCAGCCGCCGCCGTCGACTCGAAGCCGCAATCGCATCTGCCGATCACTCTGCGCCATCCTGGTCAAGGCGGTGGCTTCACCTCACGAGCGACGAAAACCGCGCTCCTGCAGGGTCCATGCGTTGCCGTCGGGGTCGGAGAACTTGGCGAAGCTCGCGTAGTCGCGGCGCTCCGGGTCAACGCCGGGCTCGAAGCCGCCCTGCCACGCGTCGAGAGGTGCCTTGTGCCTGATCTCCCCGACATCGACGCCGCGCTCCACGAGCTCGGCCCGCGCCGCTTCGAGATCAGGGACCACCAAGTACAGGCCCTGCACCGAGCCAGGCTCGGCGTCGATGAGACCGACTCCGCTCCATGTGATCAGTTGCGTGCGCACGGGGCAGTGCCACCGCCTCGTAAGCATGCAGGCCACGAATGATCCGCCCATAAAGAGTAAATAGGCACAACGTCCGCACTGCCCTCCGTGCGAAGAATCCCAGCGAATACACCAGGATTCGTGATCACGGAATCGCGGCGGCATTGGCACAGGAACTAGGATCGGCCCCAGCGCGCAGATCACAGCACCATGAGCGACTGCCCCGGCCGACCACCTGCAGGAGGTCCGCAATGGCGACGCTGCTATCCGTCAACGTAGGACTGCCCAAGGACGTCTCCTGGCAAGGAAGGACCGTCCACACCGGGGCGTGGAAGGCCCCTGTCCAGGGCTGCCGCATGGTCCGGCGGCTGAACGTCGACGGAGACGGTCAAGGTGACCTGGCCGGGCACGGCGGCGAAATGCGAGCCGTTCTCGTCTACCAGCTGCAGTCCTACCAGTACTGGCAAAAACAGCTCGGTCGCGACGACCTGACCTTCGGGATCTTCGGGGAGAACTTCACAGTCGACGGCCTGCCCGACGACGAAGTATGCATCGGTGACCGGTACCGCATCGGCGAAGCGGAATTCGAAGTCACCCAGCCCCGCGTCACCTGCTACCGCGTCGGCATGCGCCTGGGCGAACCCACCATGGCCTCCCTCCTGGTCGCCCACCACCGCCCAGGTTTCTACCTGCGCGTGATCACCGAGGGACATGTGCAGGCCGGCGACGAGATCACTCTCATCCGCAAGGGCCCGGAAGAACTCAGCGTCGCCGACACCGACGCACTGCTCTACCTGCCCAAACGCGACCCCGCGAAGCTGCGCAAAGCACTGAACATCCCCGCCCTCAGCCCCGGATGGCAGCAATCCTTCAACGATCTCGCCGCCGCCCAGCAGCCCAAACAAGAGCCGGGATGGCCGGGCGAACGCGCCAGCAACCAGCAGCCCAAGGAGGAACCGACGGGATGGCCGGGCTTCAAGACCATGCGCGTCGCCCGCATCGCCCCCGAGACCCCCACCGTCTCTTCGATCTACCTCGAGACCACCGACGGCACACCCCTACCCGAGGCCCGCCCGGGCCAGTACCTCTCCCTCCGCCTCGCCGTCGACGATCCCGCCCCCGCAGTTCGCAGCTACTCCCTGTCCTCCGCCCCCACAGCCGGCACCTACCGCATCAGCGTCAAACACGAGCCTCACGGGAAAGTCAGCAGCTACATTCATGCCACGCTGCGTCCCGGGGACCTCGTGGACATCGCCAGCCCCCGTGGAACGTTCGTACTCCACGAAGCCACCCGCCCGATCGCCCTCATCTCCGCCGGGATCGGTGCCACCCCTGTGCTCGCCATGCTTCACCAACTCGCCGCCACAAGAGACCCACGCCCCGTCTGGTGGATCCACGTCGCCCATGACCGCGCTCACCACGCCTTCGCTGACGAGACACACGCGCTCCTGGCCCAACTCCCGCACGCTCACGAGCACATCTACTACACCGCCGAAGCCACACCACACCGCGACGAGCCCTACATCACGCAAAGGCGTCCGACTGCCCCGTCACTCACGGCCATGGGCATCCCCACCAGCGCCGACGCCTACCTCTGCGGACCACCCGCCTTCATGGAAGACCTCGGCAGCTTCCTGCGCGATCACGGCCTGCCCCCGGAACGGATCCATACGGAGCAATTCAGCGCCCTGCCAGCCATCAACCCGGGCGTCACACCCACGGTCGCCGTGCGGCCGCACCAACCACCCGGTCCCGCGGGCACCGGACCGCTCATCACCTTCGCACGCAGCGGCATCACCACTCCCTGGTCACCCTCGCACGCCTCGCTCCTCGATCTCGCCGAAGCCTGCGACATCCCCACCCGCTGGTCCTGCCGCACCGGCGTCTGCCACACCTGCATCACCCACCTCGTGGCGGGCGACATCACCTACACCACCCCACCCCTCGAACTCCCCGAAGCCGGCACCATCCTCGTCTGCTGCAGCCAACCCACCACCGAAGTCGTCCTCGACCTATAGCCGACCCTCAACTGCCCGGGCTGCCAGCCGCTGCTCCGCGCGGTGCCCTTTGAAACGTCCCGCACCTCGTCTGCTTGCCCGAGAGACCGAGCCTGCGGTCGCCCTACGCGCGAACGCAAGAGCGGCGCCACGGCCAGGCGGACTCAGGTAGGCGCGCACCGTGTCCTTGCCGCCGGCATGAACGGGCCGTGATCGCCAAGGCCCCCTCGCGCGGGCGCCGGTTGCGGCAGCCACCGATCGTGACCGACGGTCTGTACTGACGACGCTCCGGCCGGCCGAGCAGAGCTTCTCGGCTCCCGTCAGGCGGGCGCCGGTACCCGGCCCCGCTGTACGACCATCATGGCCATGTCGTCGTTGAGCAGCCCGCCCGCGTACGCCCGAACGTCGGCGGTGATCTCCCGCAGGAGCGGCCCTGGGACACGTTCGGCCCACCTCAGTACGCGTTCGGCGAGCAGGTAGAAGGTCCCCTCGCTGTCGCGCGTCTCGATGACGCCGTCGGTGTAGAGCAGGATCCTGTCCCCGTCCTGGAAGGGGAAGGTCGCCGCCGTGTACACGGTCTCCGAGATGGCGCCGAGGCCGAGTGGTGGGGCGGGATGGGCCACATGGAGAGCGGTGGCGGTCTCGGCCGCACGGCACAGCAGCAGGGGCGGCGGATGCCCGCAGCTGATCATGTGGACCACGGGTTCGTCGTCCGGGATGTCGAGCACCACGGCGGTCACGAAGCGTTCGGCGGCGTCGGGGTCGGATTCCCAGAACTCCGCGAGGCCCCAGGAGACCGCGTCCTCCACGTAGGCGACCAGTTCCGTCAGCGGGAGCTGAGGGTGGGCCGCCGCACGGAAAGCGCCCAGCACGATCGCTGTGTCGCTCGTCGGGCGGGAAGTCGACGATCGCCGAGGTGAACGTCTTGCCCTTCACGTTCGGCAGGGCCTGCTGGAGCAGCGGCTTGAGGGTTTGCGGGTGTCGATGACATGGCCGCGGGCGATGCCGCGGCCGCGGTTGTCGCCTTGGCGTGGGATGGCTGGTCCGAGGTCGAACATGCCGTGGCCGCAGCCAGCGCGGCGACGGCCAGGTTGCCGGCGGCGATTGGCATTCTGATCACGATGGGTCTCCTGATTCAGTCTTCCGTGACGCGGATGATCGTCTTACCCGGGGCGCGCTTGCCGGGGGCGAATGCGGAGGGTGCTTCGGCGAGTGGCCGCACATCGCCGACGAGGCAGTGACCAAGTTCGCCTGTTCCGGTTCACACAACTCGTTCCGCATGAGGACAAGCCACGGCTCGCATCCGACAGGTCGTGTGCGTTCTGCCTCGCCCGAACGGTCTCGACACCCCCCTGCCTCCCGCCGGCGGCCGTCACAGTCCGGGGGCAGCGGCATCGAGACGGCTTCGCGCCTGCCCTCGGTTGTCCACAGAGGCACCGGCGCGGTCGCGACGTGGTCGCGGGCCCAGACGGCGCTGCCGTCAGAGCAGGGCATGGCGGTGGCGGAGATCGCCGAGGTGACGTTCACCAGCGCGGGCCGGGCTCGCTTTACCCGGATGCTCGTCCCAGATCTGACGTTGATCCCGCGCTGTCCTGAGCGGATTGCTCTACATCCGCTCAGGGGCTGTCGGCAAACAGATCCCTGCTTCCAGCTGCATGGATCCCTGTTGTGGTACAGGGCCACCGGAGATGGACGAGGCAAACCTGGCTGCGAAGTTCCAGGCGCTGTGAACGCGTCTGGACGAGCTCGGCATCGGCTGGCCATCGGGGCAGGGGTTCGGTGCTGCCTGTGCTGCCCCCGCCGCCCAACGCGCATGCGGAGCGCGCCCCGTCCGCACGGGCCGCGCCCTCCGTGTTGCACTCGGCGCGCGGCCGGGCCCCGCCCCTGCCTCCTCAGCGCACCGGGCGGCCGCACATGGCGTCGTTCTCTCCGGTGGCGGCGGAGTCGCGGGCACGGGCCACCGCCGCGGACAGGGCCCGGCGCACACCGGCGGGCAACTGCCCGCCGGACGGCCAGTGCACCAGGTAACGCGCCACCTCTCGGAGTTTGATGTTCGTGTGCTGGGAGACCTCCCTGAGCACGTCCCAGCCCTGCTCGGGCCGGAGCCCGCCGACGGAGATGACCACGCCGATGGCCTGGTCGATCACGGCGTGCGAAACCACGGCTGTGCGCAGCTGGGTCACCTCCTCCTGAAGCGCCGCCAGCTCGTCCGTCCTCTCGTCGCCTTCGATCATGCCGCTCACCCTCGACGCGACGCCCCCGCCTGCGCCAGCCACCAAGCGAACGACTTCGCAAGCATCCGGACGAAAAACGAAAATCACCTGGTCATCGCGACATGCTCGGCTGATTCGGGGGGAAGCGCGAGACATGGACACACTCACCTTCGACAGCACGGACCTGGAGGTCACGGAGGACTTCCTCAGTCGCGCCTACGCCCGGATGCGGATCGGCAGCAGCACCCCCGAAGCCGGCCGGGCCCTGATCCGGCGCACCGCCATCGCCCCGGTGAGTGTCGACGAACTCGCCCTCGACTTCGAGATGAGCTACTCGGTCACGCCGCTCGGGCGGATCTGCCTGTGCGTCGTGCACGAGGGAACCGTCCGGGACCATCGCTTCCAGGGCGCCGAGGACACCTTCGGGCCGGGTGACGTAGTGCTGTTCGCCCCGCCCGACCTGCCGTACTCCGGGCGCATCTGCCACGCCCGTTACAACATCACGATGCTGGACCCGGCGCTGCTGGCCGAGGTGGCCGCCGGCCCCGACGATGCACGGCCGGTACGGCTGACCGGGCACCGGCCGCGCTCGGCGGCCGCGGCCGGTCACCTGAGCCGTACCATCGCCCACCTGCGGGATTCGGTGCTGGCCGACCCCGAGACCGCCGACCAGCCACTCATCGCCGCGACCGCCGCGCAGTACCTGGCGGCGAGTGTCCTGAACGCCTTCCCGAACACGGCCCTGCCCGAACCGACCGCGGCCGACCGCCACGACGCGCATCCCGCAATGCTGCGCCGCGCGCTCGCCTACATCGACGACAACGCCGACCAGCCGATCACCGTCGCCGACATCGCCGCCGCGGCCCATGTGACCGTGCGCGCCCTGCAGTACGCCTTCCGGCGGCACCTGGACACCACCCCGCTGGCCCACCTGCGCCGGGTGCGGCTCGCCCACGCCCACCAGGACCTGGCGGCCGCCACACCGGACAACGGGGAGAGCGTCACAGCCATCGCCGCCCGCTGGGGCTTCCACCACCCGGGACGCTTCGCCGCCCTCTACCGCGACACCTACCAGCGCACCCCCCACACCACCCTGACCGGCGGCTGAGCGCGGGCGTGCTCCCGAAACGGCGGCGGGCACCGTTCCCGGACGCGACACCGGTCACGGGTCGGACGTCGTCCGTGAACAGCCCCCTCCCACGCGCCCGGTACAAGGTCGTGTACTGGCCGTACATGAACAACACGCCGGTGGCCGATGATCAGGGAAGTACGGGCGATGACGGCTTCCGGGTGGACGAGCCGTACGCCGGTCTCGGCTGCTGGCTTCACCCGCCGTACGGGGTCGCCGGATCAGGCAGGCGGGACTCGTCGTAGTGGATGTCTATGCCGGAGAACACCGCGTCACTCGACACATTAACCAGCCGACAGCTTTGCCGGACAGCGGCCAGCGCGAGCCGGACGGGTCCCTCCGCCGTCACTGCCCGGTCGGATGGGCCGCTGGTTGCGTTGACGATGACGCGCGGCGCCACGTTTGCCAGGACGGTTTCCACAAGCCGTGGCGGAGGTTCCGCCGATGAGTTTCCGGTGATTGGGCGGTCTACCCGTCGTCGAAGGGAGCGCACCATGCGCAAGATCATCGTTTGCACGTTCCTGACGCTGGACGGCGTCATGCAGGCACCGGGTGGTCGGAACGAGGACGCTGAGAGCGGCTTCGAGCACGGCGGCTGGCAGAAGCCGGTGACCGACGACGAGGTCGGCACGGCCATCGCCGGTTGGTACGAGCACTCCGACGCGATGCTGCTCGGCCGCAAGACGTACGAGATCTTCGCGTCGTACTGGCCGACCGCCGATCCCGACAACCCATTCACCGATCGGATGAACAGCATGCACAAGTACGTGGCGTCACGGACCCTGACGTCCGTCGAGTGGCAGAACTCCACGCTGCTGAAGGGCGACATCGTCGATGCCGTACGCGAGCTGAAAGTGTCCAACGGCGGCGATATCAACGTCGTGGGCAGTGGCGGCCTCGCCCAGACCCTTATGCAGCACGGCCTCGTCGACGAGTACCGGCTGACCATCCATCCGGTGATCATCGGCACCGGCAAGCGGCTGTTCGCCGACGGAGCGATTCCCACTGCACTGGAGCCGGTCAGCGTCTCGAGGACGAAGGGCGGCACCATCGTCGGCGTCTACCGGCCGAACGGTAAACCCAGCTACGACAGCTACAGCTAGGTGCGGGCTCTCGGCAGAGCGAGGACAGCGGCCGCGTACGCACGGGATCGGTCCCAGACTGCGAAGTAGTCGGTGTGCAGCTGGTCGAACTCCTCTTGCCGGCCGGGCTGGACACGCATGCCGCTGCCGCGGCCAAGGAGAAGGTTGGCGCGGCGGCTCACCTCTGGGCTCAGACCACGGATTGGCGGCAGCGATTGCCCTGCGAAGGTTGTGCCGTCGGGGATGTACGCCTCGTAGACCAGCACGCTTGGGGTGGCCAACGCGGCTGGCCTGCAGCAGACGCGCCTGTTCGGCGACTTCCTGCACCAGCGGGTCGTCGGGGCCGCAGCGATCTGGAGCTCCGGTCCGCTCGATGGGATCGCTCGCCACATGCCGGCGTAGGCGGCGGCCGGTGTTGTCGCGGCTGGTGCCTTCGTGGCCGGCGCGCCAGGAGTCGTGGCCGCAGCGGTGCCACGGAAGGTGGCGGTTGAGCCCGCGCTGCAGCCGGTGGCGAGCACCGCGACGCAGGTGAGCGTGGTGGCCAGGAATACTCGCCGGAGCGTGAGTGGAGATGACATCGCGGTTGCCCTTCTGTTGCGCACAGCGGCTCATTGGCCGTGTGACACTCGGGACGCCGCACGGCGGCCCGGACGGTGCAGCGCCCAATGGATCGTCGACGCCCGCCGCTTCTCCACCCGCGGGGACATGGACGCCGAGACCGCATTCAGCAGCTGGACAAGCTGGGCATGGCCCTCCGGCCTCCGCTGCCGCCTCAAGCAAAGTGGCCAGCGACAAACACTGTGACCGCGCCCAGACCAAAGCAGATGAACGACCAGTGCACATGGGCGGCGTCGCCGAACAGGGTCACCGTCGGGTTGTGGTCCCCAGGTGTGCCGGACAGGGAGGGCGAGGATCGGGCGGTGGATATAGGGGCCGTCGTTTTCGGTGATCATCTGACGCATGCGGGGCGACCAGTGGGCGTACTCGTCGCGTAGCACGGCGCGGATGCCATCGGTGTCCTCGGCGGTCAGCCCCTTGGCGCTGATCCAGTCGACCGGAACGCGTTGGATGATGTAGACGCGGATGTGTTTTCCGCTGTTGTGCTGGGCGAACAGGCTGTGTGCGCCATCAGCTGCGTGGGCGCTGCCCAAGCCGACCAGCTCGGCAATCGCGGGGTGTCGGTTAACCAGATCGGTCTCGTTGCTCGTGCCGTCGGCGAAGTGCAATTGCCGCGGCCCATCTGCGGGTCCGCTGATCGTGTCGGGGGAGCGGCCCCAGCGCGCAGTTCCCGTCTTCAGGGAGTCGAGCAGCAGGTTGCGCAGCCGTCCGCGGTCGATTTCCGGCTTGAAGAGTTCGTCGGCCCGGCGATATGCAGGCGAGAGGGTCTCGTACGCGTGATGAGGGGCATGCGAGATCCTTCTTCGAATCGAGTTCCGGGGTTACCGCGTGCGGGCGGGAGTCGGCCTCGTGGCGGGTTCCTGAAACCGCATGTCGAGCGTCAGGCGATGCCTCAGCAGACGTCCGAGCCGACGCTCCACCGTTGTGTGGATGAGCAGGGACAGCCCCAGCACGCAGCCGACGGACACGGCCATCGAAGGCACCAGTCCTAGCCTCGGAAAAGCCCGGATCAAGCCTTTCGCCAAGGGAATTCCGATGCTCTGGTGGACGAGGTAGAAGGGGTACGTGAGTCCCCCCGCGGTGACCAGCCAACGCCATCGAAGCCTCGCCAGCGGTCCCCCGACACCGGCCAGCGCCAGCAGCCCGAGACAGAGCGTGAGAACGGCCGCGCACACGGCCCAGGAGGGCCGGCTCTCGCCGGGGGGTACCGCGGCATGGTCGGCCACCCGGAGTTCGAGCACGGTGAGTTCGTAGGACCAGGCGAAACCCAGCAGCAGCCACAGCAGGAAGCTCTGGCCGAACCTCTGCATGAGGTGGAGGACGATCCCGGCGACGAAGAGGCCGGTGTATCGGGGCAGAACGAATTCGTCGAGCAGGGGAGACCGGAGTTCGAGGGCGACGACACCGGCCACGAGCCAGGCCCCGCAGAAGGCCACCGCCCGCCGATGCGACAGCCCGAAGACGAGCAGCACGGCCATCAGCAGGTAGAAACGGGCCTCCACCCAGAGCGTCCAGCTGACTCCGTCGACCAGTTCCAGTCCCAGTGGTCCCGGAGCCATCGTCAGGTTTCCCAGGACGGTACGGGGGTCGATACGGGTGGCGGCCGGCCAGTGGCCCACCCGTGAGACAAGGACGAGGGCGACGACGAGGAGTACGGCGCACCAGTAGGCCGGAAAGAGCCGTGCGATGCGGGATACGGCGAACTGGGCGGGAGTCCGTCCCCAGCAGCTCATGCAGATGACGAAGCCGCTGATGGCGAAGAAGAACTCGACGCCGAGCCAGCCGTAGCGGCTGATCTCGTGCACGAACGGCACGAACTCTCGGAGTTCGGTCCGTCCCCAGAAGTGCGGGGTGGGTGTGCCGAGGAAGTGGTACGCGGCCACCATGACCGCTGCCACCAGGCGAAGCCCGTCCATCGCAGCCAGGCGCGCCGGCCTGCCCCGCGGTCCGGGAGTGTCTCTGTCGAACGACATGTCGCAACCAGGGCCACTTCAGACGGTGGGGAGGGGCGAGCGGCTGACACGTATCTTCGACTGGCCGTGCGGGCGCTTCTCCCAGTCCTCCATGAACCGCGCGTGCAGACCGTGGCGCCGCGCCAGGCCCAGGAGCGTCTCGGTGCGGTAGTAGAAGTCCTCGCGCAGCACCTGGTGTTCGGTGCCCTCGGTGCGGTCGAAGGTGAAGTCGAAGAACCCGGTGTCGGTCAGCACGCGGCCGACGTGCTCCAGGCACTGGTCGATGACCTCCAGCGGCGAGTGGGAGAAGACGCTGTGCGCGTGGACGACGTCGAAGTGGTCGTCGGGCAGGAAGTCCAAGGTGAGGTCGCCGGTGATGGTCAGATGCGGCAGCTTGTCCTGGAGATGGCGCTCGATCAGGGTCTTCTTGGCGGCCATCAGGATGTCGGGCGATATGTCGATGCCGTAGTAGTTGCCGGTG
This region includes:
- a CDS encoding acyltransferase family protein; this encodes MDGLRLVAAVMVAAYHFLGTPTPHFWGRTELREFVPFVHEISRYGWLGVEFFFAISGFVICMSCWGRTPAQFAVSRIARLFPAYWCAVLLVVALVLVSRVGHWPAATRIDPRTVLGNLTMAPGPLGLELVDGVSWTLWVEARFYLLMAVLLVFGLSHRRAVAFCGAWLVAGVVALELRSPLLDEFVLPRYTGLFVAGIVLHLMQRFGQSFLLWLLLGFAWSYELTVLELRVADHAAVPPGESRPSWAVCAAVLTLCLGLLALAGVGGPLARLRWRWLVTAGGLTYPFYLVHQSIGIPLAKGLIRAFPRLGLVPSMAVSVGCVLGLSLLIHTTVERRLGRLLRHRLTLDMRFQEPATRPTPARTR
- a CDS encoding dihydrofolate reductase family protein, whose translation is MRKIIVCTFLTLDGVMQAPGGRNEDAESGFEHGGWQKPVTDDEVGTAIAGWYEHSDAMLLGRKTYEIFASYWPTADPDNPFTDRMNSMHKYVASRTLTSVEWQNSTLLKGDIVDAVRELKVSNGGDINVVGSGGLAQTLMQHGLVDEYRLTIHPVIIGTGKRLFADGAIPTALEPVSVSRTKGGTIVGVYRPNGKPSYDSYS
- a CDS encoding class I SAM-dependent methyltransferase; this translates as MPADAKSPEKLRNNRAAFTHKTGYALRHPGRVIPYLRRAGRDAWLRLKHPDHVGYYRAVMASDTRRNPQAAVGSQTHDRWLALGQMQFDYLIEHGLRPDHRMLDIGCGNLRGGWRFISHLDTGNYYGIDISPDILMAAKKTLIERHLQDKLPHLTITGDLTLDFLPDDHFDVVHAHSVFSHSPLEVIDQCLEHVGRVLTDTGFFDFTFDRTEGTEHQVLREDFYYRTETLLGLARRHGLHARFMEDWEKRPHGQSKIRVSRSPLPTV